The following are encoded in a window of Phragmites australis chromosome 22, lpPhrAust1.1, whole genome shotgun sequence genomic DNA:
- the LOC133904510 gene encoding uncharacterized protein LOC133904510 → MYTGSRDLMRTYIGEDRDLDEGALVTLLKVVTSVDDLARTVLPREELAPCADLGWATLQETMSTFDAQGLVDHPGRRGPGTLHIPGVDDNGGWAAAAADSRPLTRGDKGKHPQAGGGRDKGGAVWLPSGSPSASAERAHRGPSPRPSPGQAPEPLLEVLGSAWEVIRRLEAAVAAEQAKLEKERATLVDERSRVEEVRKLLETRVASARSTYEKSMREVAVEREALEEACDEVVATQEKADRLEWLAVERDRVSRRHTGELDTREEQLARRLWQVASLEEAASQREEAVRSAQGDLCRENDDLEHGRAAVLRQEEQVTLRETDADLASSALASREEQIARHEADADFVSSALAAREVHVANQEADLAAQEHAIKSRAEQLEQSRIEVAARLEETRAAKGVPAITADSSNLEAQLKNTEEELDTIL, encoded by the exons atgtacaccgggtcCCGCGACTTGATGAGGACCTACATAGGCGAGGACAGGGACCTTGACGAGGGGGCCCTAGTGACACTGCTTAAGGTGGTGACCAGCGTCGACGACCTTGCCCGGACGGTCTTGCCACGCGAGGAGCTGGCGCCTTGCGCAGACCTGGGCTGGGCGACTCTGCAAGAGACGATGTCGAccttcgacgcccaggggctggttgACCATCCGGGGCGCCGAGGCCCCGGAACTCTGCACATCCCAGGGGTGGATGATAATGGAGGGtgggctgccgccgccgccgacagcAGGCCGCTGACCCGGGGCGATAAGGGGAAGCATCCTCAGGC gggaggtggtcgtGACAAGGGTGGCGCTGTGTGGCTGCCGTCagggtccccgagcgcctctgctgagAGGGCTCACAGGGGACCTAGCCCCCGGCCATCCCCTGGCCaagccccggaacccctcctcgaggtgctgggaagcgcctGGGAGGTCATCAGGCGGCTCGAGGCAGCCGTTGCGGCAGAGCAGGCTAAGCTCGAGAAAGAGCGTGCCACCCTAGTCGACGAAAGGAGCCGAGTAGAGGAGGTCCGCAAGTTGCTAGAGACCCGCGTGGCCTCGGCTCGCTCGACCTATGAGAAGTCCATGCGGGAGGTGGCCGTGGAGcgggaggcactggaggaggcATGCGATGAGGTTGTTGCCACGCAGGAGAAAGCCGACCGCTTGGAGTGGCTCGCGGTAGAGCGCGACCGAGTGTCGAGGAGGCACACCGGCGAGCTGGACACTCGCGAGGAGCAACTTGCCCGGCGCTTGTGGCAGGTTGCCTCACTGGAGGAGGCAGCTAGCCAGAGGGAGGAAGCCGTGCGGTCTGCACAGGGGGACCTCTGCCGTGAGAACGATGATCTTGAGCACGGTCGTGCCGCTGTCCTCCGCCAGGAGGAGCAGGTCACCTTGCGTGAGACGGATGCCGACTTGGCGTCGTCAGCGCTTGCCTCCCGAGAGGAGCAGATCGCACGGCACGAGGCGGATGCCGATTTTGTGTCATCAgcactcgccgcccgggaggtgCACGTCGCCAACCAGGAGGCCGACTTAGCTGCCCAAGAGCATGCCATCAAGTCCCGGGCCGAGCAACTAGAGCAGTCCCGGATCGAAGTGGCTGCCCGACTGGAGGAGACACGGGCTGCGAAGGGTGTCCCTGCCATCACCGCCGATAGCAGTAACCTCGAGGCTCAGCTGAAGAACACCGAGGAGGAGCTTGATACCATCCTTTAA